The following nucleotide sequence is from Excalfactoria chinensis isolate bCotChi1 chromosome 12, bCotChi1.hap2, whole genome shotgun sequence.
tgccagtGTGCCCATAGCCCTGCACTGCCCACAGCCTCACACTGCAAGGGAGGACCagggcagccctgggctgctcctgctggagctgagcaCCAATTGGCAGCCCTGGAACCTGACAGGCTCTAATTGAGGCTCAGCTCAAAGCTGTAACGTGAGTTTCTTTCTCGTCTTCACAGGGATTGTCACGAAGCTGAAAACAACACGCACGTACTGAGTTTGTGATCAGTGCTACAtaacagcagtgtttgcatGTGCCACCACGAGCACACAGTGCTGCCGTGCCGTGCACTGCGCCAGGTTTGGGCGAAGGTTGGCAGACTGCGGGCTGCTGGGAGGGGTGTGAGGAGCTGCGGTAACACAAACCCCGCTACATCTGGAAACTGGAGCTCAAGACAAAGCCTCCGAGCCGCCTGCAGCCAGCCGACACTGCGGGGGCAGATGTCGAGAGAGGCCGTCCGATAGGTTAAAAGCGGGAGCCACGCGGCAGGAACGGCGTTCCCGGCTGCAGGGAAAGGTGTCCGTACCAGGAGCCGATTGCCGGCGGCGATGATCAGCTGCGTCCCGTCCGGCTTGAACGCGAGGTCGTAGATGCTGGGGAAGAGACAGCTCGCCGTTGTCGCCGTCGTTGATGGTTACGGGCTCGTCCGATTCCTGGGACCCCCCCCAGAAACAGAGCTCCCGCCCCAGGGCCGCCCGAGCCCGGCCCCACGTAAGCTGTCGGCCCggcgctccccgccgccccctccgGCCCCGCGGCGCTCACCAGTGCTCGGCCCTGTCGCGCCAGGTGAGGGCGGCCCGCATTCCGGGCCCGGACCGCGCTCGGCCGCCGGGTCGGTGGCGCCGCTGGCTGCCCGGGCAACGCGCAGGCGCACAGAGGCTCACCGGACCTCTAGGGCGGCAGGGGGCGCCCTACGTCTCGGCCGCGAGTGGCATCACGTGACCGCGGCGTCCGGAAGCGCCCCTTAACGAGGCCGCCGCGCGCCGGAGCGGTTTCCATGGCGACGGGAGGGAGGGTGACGTCACGGCGGGAATGGAGCGAACGCGCCGGCAACGCGCGACTCCGGGCGGGTGAGGTCACGTGAGGTCACACGGGCGCGCGGAACGGACCGGGTCCCGCTCTCGGCCGGGCCGTGTTGTGCCGTGTTGTGCCGTGCTGAGCCGTGTTGTGCCGGGCCCCGTGAGTTACGGAGCCGCCGCAGCCCGGCGCGGTGGCTGCAGGCACGGCGGGAGCTCCGGCAGCCCCGTCCGGTAGCGCCTCGCCGGGCGGTCACGGGAAGCGGCCCCTgctccgcccgccgccccgtCCGTCGCTGTGCCGCCCGGCGGGCTCCTACCGGGGCGGGCAGGGGAAGAAGCCCCGCTGACGGCTTCCTCTCCTCTCGCCCCGCAgtgcagggatggagctgcGATCCAAACGGGCGCTCACGGATTGCTGCCGGGCGGCGGGAGGCGCCGATGGGATCGCGGCCCCGGACGGGAGCCGAGCCGCGCTGCGGGACCGCCGTGTGCGGAACGGAGCGGAGGGCGGAGCGCGGAGCTCCCGGCGCGACGGGCACGATGGGCCCGATGTGCGACGTGAGCGCTCGGTCGGGAACGGCGTGAAAGCGGAGCGGAGCCCGAACGCCGCCGAAGCGGAGGCGGGTGTGAGAGGTGCGCGGAACGGCGGGGCGAGGAGCGGCCCCGCAAGAAGGAACGGAGACGGCGCGCGCGGCAAGAGGCGGAGAGCGGCGCGAGGCGGACGGGAAACGGAGCGCGTTCCGAACGAGGCGTCGTGCGGCTCAGAGCCGGCAGCGGGTGTCCGTCCGGGTCGGGCTGAGGCTGATCCGCACGCCGCGCACACGGCTGCGGGCACACGGCGCGTCCCGGCCGGGCAGCGGTCCGACCCGCAGCTGGGAGCAGCCGCGGACCGCCTGCAGGGTGAAGGCGCGGAGATGGGATTCGGGGCGGCGCCTGCcgggagaggagaggaaaaaagcaacgGGTGGAAAACGGGGGAACAGAGAGAGCCGGGGGACCCGGGAAGCCGGCATTTTCGGTCTGACACCGAGACGGGCGCTGATGTCTTGCAGCCTTCTGACAACAAACGCttcacagcagtgaaaacatCACGAGGTCTAGGTGTGCCTTTAAGCAGAATGTTATTCTAACGGGGGTTATCCGGAACTATCCACGGCTGGTTTCAGATCAAGCACCTTCTACGTGTCTCTCATTTCTGGAGCTCTTTTAGTCTCTTCAGCTCCGCAGTTGTACCTTCTTTCATAATGCAGCGTGGGGACGGTGTGTGACCTTAGTGTCATTTGAGCCTGTTTTCCAGGCTGTGTTGGAGACCtggtttcttttcagaatgtttctgttAGAGCTGAAATGCGGACAAACACATTTAAGTTATGCATTCCCATGTGGAATTCATGCATTTCCACCAcagataaaagagaaaacatctgtGAGCCACAACAGCAAACTATGCCGGGTTTTCTATGTTAATGCTGAGGTGTTATTTCTCTACAGAAGAACCCGTCCCACGGACACAAGTGGATAGGAGGAAAACGAGCCCGTATTTTTCAAGTAAATACAGTAAAGAAGGTAGGACAGTCCGTAGGGGAATAGTTGCTGTTTTGCAGGGGAGAGGAATAAGATGACTCAAGATGAAGTGATGATGCATGGCTGCACATGCATGGCTGCACATACAGGCAGCCTTCACTGTGGGCTTACAGTGTGAAGTATGTGTGTCCCCTGCAGCTTTGTAAAAGTTCACAAGTGACTGATGCTTTGCCCTCGTGCTGCGCCCACAAAGACAAACCTGCTTCAAAAgttcctcattttattttttcctctctaaataGGTCATATCCACCCTTTTTTAAcctttgtatttcttcatattGACTTTGTGTACAGCTCTCAGCCCACCGAGGAGGAAGGCCTTCAGAAAATGGACTCCTCCACGCTCCCCTTTTAATTTGGTCCAAGAAACACTTTTCCACGATCCGTGGAAACTTCTCATTGCCACAATATTCCTCAATAAGACTTCAGGTAAATGAAATAATACGGCTTTGTGTCGGGTCAATGTTGGGTGGTGGTAATAGCATTGATAGCTATAATACAGCTACACTGATATAATAGCTGCCAATTTTGTAATGCCATTAATGAACGaataaatgtgtatgtttgtgttgatgtaaaaaataatcaccataatttgtttcttctgcctTGGCAAAAACCAGCCATAGTCGAAGCAGCCAAATAACCCGCACTGCTCATGGTGGTTTCTTTGACCAGGTAAAATGGCAATTCCCGTGCTCTGGGAGTTCCTCAGGAAATACCCTTCCCCTGAAGTAGCCAGAACTGCAGACTGGAAAGAAATGTCGGAGCTGCTCAGACCTCTTGGCCTCTATGCGCTCAGAGCAAGAACTATCATCAAGTTCTCAGGTAAGGTCTTATGGCTGTGTTTGTGTAAATAGCGtcagcagcaaaacagctgTTCTTTCACACACTGTGCTTTGTGACATCTTCCCTTGGATAGTGCCGGTGGTTTGTTTAATGAAGCTTTGGGAGGTGTTGGCTTGACGTGTGTGGAACTGTTGATCAGGATGTCTCAACTTAGTAACTTGTGGTATCGACTTGTAGTGCTTGTATTTTAAATGGTGCCACATGCAGGTGTGGGGCAGCGTCCtgttctgctcagagctgggcctgcagggtgagggctgtgtgtgtgttccaGACGAGTACCTGAACAAGCAGTGGAAGTACCCCATTGAGCTGCACGGAATCGGGAAGTATGGAAATGACTCCTACAGAATCTTCTGCGTTAACGAATGGAAGGAGGTGCGCAGTGCTGCCCTGAGCGGGGCCTGAGAGGGGCGTGTGGGCAGCGgcctctttattttctttcttttattttctttccaatgaGTGCAATTCTCAGAATGCATCTTTTGCAAGTCTGCACTAAGTCGAGCCTGACCGAGCCGTGTGCCTGAGCTCACATGTGGCAGGGGGCTGCTCTGACTGCAGCGCTGTGGGTGGATGAGGGCAGGTTTGTGAGCTGGGATGGGAAGCAGGTTGTGTGTGTGCTCCAGCACTGTCAGGCGCAATGAGATGTTCTAGTAAGCTGAATTCCGTTTGTCGTGCTTTAGGTGCAGCCCCAGGACCACAAGTTGAACATCTACCACACGTGGCTCCGGGAGAACCACGAGCAGCTGAGCATGGACTGAGTGCAGCCCCAGCGCCGCGCTGAGCGTCACGTTCTTAGTGTATGCGTTGGTGTGACGCCGGGCTCAGCTAATCGCTGTAATAAAACGTTCAAATGCGGTGAAGGATTTTAATAAACGTATCTGACCGTTTGTACACCCGTTCTGTGAAGCTCCCCTCCCGTCGCGCTGCCCTGACCTGCTTCCTCCGGCGTTGCGGCGCCCCTAGAGGGCGCTCTGTTCTAGCGGGCCCGGCGGAAGCCGCGCGTCCATCGGCGCCGAGCTTCCCGGTGGGAGTGGCGCCGGGCAGGTCCTGTCAGCTCCGTAGTGAACGCGCAGAGCGGAACGTGAAGGAAGCGCCGCTCCGTTCTCCCGAGCCGCCCTCCCGCACGCGTCCCGCCTCGCTGCGGCTCAGGGCTCCGTGTGACCCAGCCGGGGCCGGCTGCTCCTTCCCGCTGCTCGCTCCGTGCGCGCTGCACGCCGCGCCGACCTGTCGGCACCGCCCAGGTCTCCCATAAGGCCCTGCGCGCCGCGGCCCCTCCCTCTCTCGGCGGGCCGTGCCGCTCCGTGCCGGCGCCATCGCGTAGCAGGTGAGTGGCATCCGCCGCCATCCGCCGTCATCCGCCCCGGCAGCGCCCGACCAGTCCCGCCGCCCGTCCCGGGAGCTCCCTGCGCTGTCCCGAGCGCGGGGCAGCCGCGGCGCCGGGGCTTTCCTGCGGCACAGAGGCGCGGCGGGGCGAAAAATGCCGGGCTTGGCCTCGGGCCGTGCGCCCGGCCGCGGTGAGCTGAGCGCGGCACAAAGGCGGTGCCGGGGCTGCCGGGCTGGGTCCGCGGCGCCGCGGGATCGGAGCTGGTTGAGCGCTCGGAACGTTCCGACCCTACGAAGGGCTCcggctgctgctctggagcCGGGAGGGCCCCGAACTCGGTGGGCGAGGGTACGGAGCGGCTGAGGGCGCGGGTGGGGGAGCTGACGGCGGGTCACCTCCCAGGATCGCATCTGGGGAGCTCACGGTGCTCTGCCAGCTTCGGACACGGGAGGGAGAGAGAGCGCAGAGGAACACCCATTCCCTCCCTGGCTCCGGCAGTGGCTGGGGGGCGGAAGATAACCTGCTACAGCCCTTGTCCGTAGGGCGATGCGTTGCCGCTGTGTCGGATTTCTTTTCTCACCCCGCTCCGTTTCCCACAGCCACCATGCCTGCCCTCCGGCCTCTCGTGAAGCCTAAAATCGTTAAAAAGAGGACCAAGAAGTTCATCCGCCATCAGTCTGATCGCTATGTCAAGATCAAGGTAAAAAGGAAACTTCGTTATAGCAGCACTTCTGGGAAAGTCTGGTTTGTGGCTGCCCAGAGGGCTGGCGGTGAATTGGAGCATAAAGGTTGGGTATTGCAGCCATGGGCTGGGCTGTAGTAGTGCAGGCATGAGACCGCTGGGTCGCAGTACAGCAGTGTGGCACAGTGAATCTTGCAGGTTGGTTCTGGCCAATCTTGGCGCGGCTGTGCTCATACTGATGTATGTTTGTAACAATACCAAATGCTTCCCACGTTTCTTCAGCGCAACTGGCGGAAACCGAGAGGTATCGATAACAGAGTTCGCAGGAGGTTCAAGGGCCAGATCCTGATGCCCAACATTGGTTATGGGAGCAACAAGAAGACAAAGCATATGCTGCCCACGGGATTCAGGAAGTTTCTGGTCCACAATGTCAAAGAGCTGGAGGTGCTCATGATGAGCAACAAGTAAGTCTCCAGGTTTATTCCCCATCCTTGCCCTGAGTTGTTGCTGCAGTTGGCGctgtggctgtgtgctgctgtgctgtccaTCCCGTAACAGCGCTGGGGGCAGGAGAATGCAGGTCGAAGGCCTGGGAGGTGTGCATTTTCAGGGCACACGGGTGCTGTCCCGCTTTACTCAGCGCCATGGTGCTGCTCAGGGTGGTAGTGGCGGTGCTGGAAGGTGTATGTAGAACTCAAGGCTGTCAAACCTCTGTCAATGGCTGTTGTGTCTGTTAAAACTCCCATCGACAGGATTGTGTCCCTGTAttgcctgcactgctgccacaCATTGGGTTGAGGCGAGCTTAAACTGTGGTCTGTTCCCTCAGGTCGTACTGTGCAGAGATCGCTCACAACGTGTCTTCCAAGAACCGGAAGGTAATTGTggagagagcagctcagctcgCCATCAAGATCACTAATCCAAACGCCAGACTGCGCAGTGAGGAAAATGAATAAGCTGGCTTCTACATCTCGGGTGCATTTAATAAAGTGTAAAAACCAACTGATCAGGATCGGCCTTTTTCTGAGGGCTTGGCACACAGCGCTGTGACTCCACTTGCACCCACAGCTTGTGCTGACAGTGGGCTCGCAGCAGTGCACTTTGTGTATCTCTTGCTCTTATCCGGATATTTGCTTCCTTCCAGGTATTTGTGCTTCAGGGGGCCTGGAGCCACACCCTGCTTCTGAGCATGTTGCAGGGTGGGGAACTGACAGTGGAGGCTGAGAAAAGGTCATGCAAGCAggttttcccttgtcctgtagGCTCCTGGTAGCATTAGCGATGTAATATTGCTGTGATAAGTAATGAATTCAGGAACGAACACAGCCTCGTAGgtaccttttttattttaagttacCACTCAAACAGGGTGGATATTGCTTAACACCACACTATAAATATTATTTGTATCAACCGCTGtcaaaaacaagaaatgaaatattattaCAACTGCATGGCTGTAAGAAGTGTCGTGGTGCCCTTCTCTAATTTGCTGTTCCATTTTCTCTTAaggcttttcttcccctctgcaaAGCAGTATTAGAACAAAACATCTGCTTTAGAGGTTTTCAAATGACAGAAGGTGGACTGTATATTTCAGCAGCTCTGGTTACTGAGACTCACCTGCGATACTGGAGCACTCAATATGAGCTTCCCTCCaagtttgtgctgctgctgtgtaatTTAATGACCAGAATTTGGAGCAGATGGGTGCTGTGGTGGTCACTCAATACAAACACTGATCTGCcccaagggggaaaaaagaggccACTGCTTAATGCAGAGAAAAGCTTAGTAAATTATTTGTATTGCACTACAGTCCCGCAGTGTCTTTTGGAAGGCAGCCTGTGGAGGTATTCTGCAGTAAAAGGTAGAAACAAGGTATTGCTAAAACACTGGAAATACCAACTACCACACGTTCTGTGAACAGCCCTGTGCAGACAGGGAAGAACAATCCAGCTGCAGTTTGTGCAGCTTTGCTCATGCAGCTttgctccttcctcttcctgacAAAGGTCCTATGCTTATGGTGTACATCACTATTAAATACGCGCAGATTTTAGCCATGTTATTTAGTGAAACAATGCAAATACATTCAGGCAATTTGGAGTAAAAAGTGCATGTGCAGTGGTTAAAAAACGCGCAAACTTTTAAACTATTTCTCTTTGTACTTCAGTAGGGAAATACTCCAGGAAGTGTTTTCCATTTACCATGGCATCACGCTAAATTGCTTGACATACCCTGTAAATGCTTGCTGAAACTTTGCATACATATCTACTCTCTTCCCTGCACAGGAGCCATGCTTTCCTTGATCTCACATATCCCATTAAAATGCAGCAAGATACCCGTTGCCCACAGGTGCCCACAGAAGCAGCTACTGCTGGCACCCACTGGCtgccaagcagctgctgcaccagAGAGCAGCCTGCTGACATCCTTACTCAGCCCACCTGTGACACAGCATTGGTTCATGCATGGTGAGGCAGGCGATGGTGTGCAGGGCAGAGCCTTAGCTCATGTCCATTGATTCTGAAGTGGGCAGAGAAGCAGCATCTTTCTGGATGCTTTCAAAAAGTGATGCCATTTCAGGACTGGATCtgatttgagaagaaaattcagCCATGGCCGGACTTTTCTCTACTTCAGGGATGGTCAGGAGAGCAGCTACTGTTCTCATTGCTGATCGCTTCAATTCATCCTGCTTTTCAAACTCCTGTTTCACCGAACCAGCTTTTACCTaaaaatccaaagcagaaaCTTCAGTTGGGGTTGTTCTGTTGTGATGCTGGCACAACAGTGGCTACATCAGCAACACAGGAGCAAGATCATTTTCTATCCAGAGGAACCTGGGGAGCAGGTAGCTCAGAAGTAGTAACAAGGTTAAGGGCACAGGTGGCAGAACGCACCCCCAGAACATCCCATTCTGATCTCACCTTTGTGGAGCAGGTTGCCCGGAGCGGTTCAATCAGTCGCTCGAGCCTCTGCAGAACTGCGTTAGGACAGAGTGTAGACAGCCGAGCCAGTATTATGAAAGTCAGCATCTAgacaaaggaggaaagagaaaatgtgctgctttgctacacCCTCCAGTCCCCTGGCTCCAGCATGGATCCTGTCTGCAGAAGGCTGTGCTCTCATCATAGTACCTGTACCACAGTGGTTTTCTTTGCACTTCTGTAAGGGGTTTTATTAAGAGTCTTAATTAGAAATGCACACCTACTAGCAGCCAACATACAACAGGTGCCCAGCTGGACTCAGGTCCCAGATGTCCTGCTCCCAGGTGTCTGTGGGTGCTCAGCCTTTGAGAGATAGGCTGTGTTCACCCCAGCAATTGTGCCACTGCTGTACCCCTTCTAAGTGGAGGTAGACTgaacagaatgaaaaggaaatagtGCTCCTATCAAGCTATGAGCTGTACCCTGGCTCCCTCAGAGCTGAATAACAGCAGTTATTTCTCTTGTCCTACAGCAGTTTTGGCAAAGCACCCACCCACCTGAATATCATAGTGATCCTTCAGTCCATCCTCCACGTGGTTCAGGTACTCATAGACATCCAGTCGGTCAAGacagctttccagcagtgtgtaCATGCAttcaaaagcagctttcctcaCATCAAGGCCATCATCCACTGTGTGTTTGAATGGCCCCATTTCTAccttaagagaaaaaacagagctgTAACCTACCAGCAGACAGCACGATAGCTTCACACACTCGGAGCTGCTGCCGTGTCGCACACCAGACAAACTCATGACATACCTCTCGGATGAGTTCTCTTCTGACCTTTGTTTCATTATATAAGCTGGGGAGAACTGCATTTAGCAAGTCCCGGATTAAAGAAGGCTTGTTGTGAGCAGCAGAATTAAACATGGCTAAAGCCACACGTCGAACATTCAGGTCTGAATCCTGAAGGGTTTTTAAGAAGCTACCTGTGGGTTGAAAACGCACCATGTAGTGTTTTACAAGTCCACCACAAAGCAATTGTAACTGATGTAAGAACACTACAGTGTATTTTTTTGATGTAGCTTGGATATAGCTATGACAAAGTAACTCTAGGG
It contains:
- the MBD4 gene encoding methyl-CpG-binding domain protein 4 isoform X1; its protein translation is MERTRRQRATPGGAGMELRSKRALTDCCRAAGGADGIAAPDGSRAALRDRRVRNGAEGGARSSRRDGHDGPDVRRERSVGNGVKAERSPNAAEAEAGVRGARNGGARSGPARRNGDGARGKRRRAARGGRETERVPNEASCGSEPAAGVRPGRAEADPHAAHTAAGTRRVPAGQRSDPQLGAAADRLQGEGAEMGFGAAPAGRGEEKSNGWKTGEQREPGDPGSRHFRSDTETGADVLQPSDNKRFTAVKTSRGLEEPVPRTQVDRRKTSPYFSSKYSKEALSPPRRKAFRKWTPPRSPFNLVQETLFHDPWKLLIATIFLNKTSGKMAIPVLWEFLRKYPSPEVARTADWKEMSELLRPLGLYALRARTIIKFSDEYLNKQWKYPIELHGIGKYGNDSYRIFCVNEWKEVQPQDHKLNIYHTWLRENHEQLSMD
- the MBD4 gene encoding methyl-CpG-binding domain protein 4 isoform X2, producing the protein MELRSKRALTDCCRAAGGADGIAAPDGSRAALRDRRVRNGAEGGARSSRRDGHDGPDVRRERSVGNGVKAERSPNAAEAEAGVRGARNGGARSGPARRNGDGARGKRRRAARGGRETERVPNEASCGSEPAAGVRPGRAEADPHAAHTAAGTRRVPAGQRSDPQLGAAADRLQGEGAEMGFGAAPAGRGEEKSNGWKTGEQREPGDPGSRHFRSDTETGADVLQPSDNKRFTAVKTSRGLEEPVPRTQVDRRKTSPYFSSKYSKEALSPPRRKAFRKWTPPRSPFNLVQETLFHDPWKLLIATIFLNKTSGKMAIPVLWEFLRKYPSPEVARTADWKEMSELLRPLGLYALRARTIIKFSDEYLNKQWKYPIELHGIGKYGNDSYRIFCVNEWKEVQPQDHKLNIYHTWLRENHEQLSMD
- the RPL32 gene encoding large ribosomal subunit protein eL32 is translated as MPALRPLVKPKIVKKRTKKFIRHQSDRYVKIKRNWRKPRGIDNRVRRRFKGQILMPNIGYGSNKKTKHMLPTGFRKFLVHNVKELEVLMMSNKSYCAEIAHNVSSKNRKVIVERAAQLAIKITNPNARLRSEENE